Proteins from one Nicotiana tabacum cultivar K326 chromosome 23, ASM71507v2, whole genome shotgun sequence genomic window:
- the LOC107761657 gene encoding aspartyl protease family protein At5g10770-like precursor — translation MEHSLMSTGSYFLLFSSSAFLLILLSFSVEKSHALETRETIESHFHTLQLSSLLPSSSCNPATKGKRRGASLEVVNRQGPCTLLNQKGAKAPTLTEILAHDQARVDSIQARITDQSYDLFKKKDKKSSNKKKSVKDSKANLPAQSGLPLGTGNYIVNVGLGTPKKDLSLIFDTGSDLTWTQCQPCVKSCYAQQQPIFDPSTSKTYSNISCTSAACSSLKSATGNSPGCSSSNCVYGIQYGDSSFTIGFFAKDKLTLTQNDVFDGFMFGCGQNNKGLFGKTAGLIGLGRDPLSIVQQTAQKFGKYFSYCLPTSRGSNGHLTFGNGNGVKASKAVKNGITFTPFASSQGTAYYFIDVLGISVGGKALSISPMLFQNAGTIIDSGTVITRLPSTAYGSLKSAFKQFMSKYPTAPALSLLDTCYDLSNYTSISIPKISFNFNGNANVELDPNGILITNGASQVCLAFAGNGDDDSIGIFGNIQQQTLEVVYDVAGGQLGFGYKGCS, via the exons ATGGAACATTCACTAATGTCCACTGGAAGTTACTTTTTGCTCTTCTCTTCTTCTGCGTTTCTTCTCATTTTGCTTTCATTCTCTGTGGAGAAAAGCCATGCTTTGGAAACAAGAGAAACCATTGAATCCCATTTCCACACTCTCCAACTCAGCTCTCTGCTTCCTTCCTCTTCTTGCAACCCTGCAACCAAAG GTAAAAGAAGAGGGGCATCATTGGAGGTCGTCAACAGGCAAGGCCCgtgtaccttactcaaccaaaaGGGAGCAAAAGCCCCAACTCTGACCGAAATCTTAGCCCACGATCAAGCCCGAGTGGACTCAATCCAAGCCCGCATCACAGACCAAAGCTACGACCTCTtcaagaaaaaagacaaaaaatctTCCAACAAGAAGAAGAGCGTAAAAGACTCAAAAGCCAATCTCCCTGCACAATCCGGCCTTCCTCTCGGTACCGGAAACTACATCGTCAACGTCGGACTTGGAACTCCAAAAAAAGACCTTTCCCTCATTTTTGACACTGGTAGTGACCTCACTTGGACTCAATGCCAACCTTGTGTCAAATCCTGCTATGCTCAACAGCAACCAATTTTCGACCCATCAACTTCAAAAACATATTCCAACATTTCGTGCACTTCCGCTGCTTGTTCTAGTCTCAAATCAGCTACTGGAAACAGCCCAGGTTGTTCTTCCTCTAATTGCGTTTACGGGATTCAGTACGGTGATTCCTCATTCACAATTGGGTTTTTTGCTAAGGATAAATTAACCTTAACACAAAATGATGTGTTTGATGGGTTCATGTTCGGTTGTGGGCAAAACAACAAGGGATTATTCGGAAAAACTGCTGGATTAATCGGTTTAGGCCGCGATCCACTCTCCATTGTTCAACAAACAGCTCAGAAATTCGGAAAATACTTCTCTTACTGCCTTCCCACATCCCGGGGGTCAAATGGTCATTTAACATTCGGCAACGGTAACGGGGTAAAAGCTTCAAAAGCAGTAAAAAACGGCATCACGTTCACGCCGTTTGCTTCGTCACAAGGGACGGCATATTACTTCATTGACGTACTCGGTATTTCCGTCGGTGGAAAAGCTTTATCGATAAGTCCGATGTTGTTCCAGAACGCCGGAACGATTATAGATTCCGGTACGGTGATTACACGGTTGCCGTCGACGGCGTACGGCAGTCTGAAGTCAGCTTTCAAGCAGTTCATGTCGAAATATCCCACGGCGCCGGCTCTTTCTTTGCTGGACACTTgctatgatttaagcaattataCTTCCATTAGTATTCCGAAGATCAGCTTCAACTTCAACGGCAATGCGAATGTGGAATTGGACCCGAATGGTATTCTTATAACAAACGGTGCATCTCAGGTTTGTTTGGCTTTTGCTGGAAATGGAGATGATGATAGTATTGGGATTTTTGGGAATATACAACAACAGACATTGGAGGTAGTATATGATGTTGCTGGTGGGCAATTAGGGTTTGGTTATAAGGGATGTTCTTAA